One region of Gammaproteobacteria bacterium genomic DNA includes:
- a CDS encoding carbonic anhydrase, whose protein sequence is MEPINKLIAGFARFRSKYFEGQSALFEKLSRHGQSPHVMVIACCDARVDPAIITDSDPGDLFVVRNVANLVPPCETGGGYHGTSAALEFAVCGLKVSHIVVLGHSHCGGVHTLLKDPSTQQGDFIGPWMALAEGACRQVNAAHAHAPEATRQRACEQAVVRVSLKNLQTFPWIRERVEYGGLQLHGWYFDIDGGDLLCYNKKMTVLKISGEPCPPECMV, encoded by the coding sequence ATGGAGCCTATCAACAAGTTGATTGCAGGCTTTGCGCGCTTTCGCAGTAAATATTTCGAAGGTCAGTCGGCGCTGTTCGAGAAGCTTTCCCGCCACGGGCAGTCCCCGCACGTCATGGTGATTGCCTGCTGTGACGCCCGCGTCGATCCTGCCATTATCACCGACTCCGACCCCGGCGACTTGTTCGTGGTGCGCAATGTGGCCAACCTGGTGCCGCCATGTGAGACCGGAGGTGGTTATCACGGTACCAGTGCGGCACTCGAGTTCGCGGTGTGTGGCCTCAAGGTCAGTCACATTGTCGTGTTGGGTCATTCACACTGTGGCGGCGTACACACGTTGTTGAAGGACCCGAGTACGCAGCAAGGTGACTTTATCGGTCCCTGGATGGCGCTGGCTGAGGGTGCCTGCCGGCAAGTCAATGCAGCGCATGCGCATGCGCCAGAGGCAACACGACAGCGTGCCTGTGAGCAGGCTGTTGTGCGGGTATCGCTCAAGAACCTGCAAACCTTTCCCTGGATACGTGAGCGTGTAGAGTACGGGGGTCTGCAGTTGCATGGCTGGTATTTCGATATCGATGGCGGCGACTTGCTGTGCTACAACAAAAAAATGACGGTTTTGAAAATCTCGGGGGAACCTTGCCCGCCTGAGTGCATGGTATGA
- a CDS encoding monovalent cation/H+ antiporter subunit A has protein sequence MNLLLLVLTPFIGAAIAAWISRLGRLHAAWMAGAVTLLALAWLLPLAGATFAGHTEIQRISWMPAVGLDLAFRLDGLGLLFTLLILGIGLLIILYARYYLSAKDCMGRFYAYLLLFMGSMLGIVLSENIIQLLIFWELTSLSSFLLISYWQHRPDARNGARMALAVTGTGGLALLGGFLLLGEIAGSYDLSVILASGDIIRAHPLYVPMLVLVLLGAFTKSAQFPFHFWLPNAMAAPTPVSAYLHSATMVKAGVFLLARLFPALSGTPEWSWLVGGTGLATLLLGAYVALFKHDLKGLLAYSTISHLGLITLLFGIGTPLAAVGGVFHIINHAIFKASLFMAAGIIEHETGSRDMRRINGLWKFMPHTATLAMVAAAAMAGVPLLNGFLSKEIFFAEAVHRTAGLPWGWLLPAAVTVAGVFAVAYSLRFIHDVFFNGEPIDLPKTPHEPPRWMKVPVEVLVALCLLVGIVPILTVGPILALAAAGTLQAPLPEYNLAIWHGFNPALWMSAIALAGGGLVYRGRRPLFVLYERLEGRLEAKAIYHRLLGGLFALAGVLTRLLDTGSLQRMLFLFILFALALGMAGFLGGGEAPLTGSRALLPVDGVSLLATLGLAAAAVGAVILHRQRLVALILMGAVGLVVALIFIKFSAPDLALTQLSVEVVTVVLLLLALYFLPQHTPSESGALRRSRDLLLAVAAGGSAAALTWAVLTRPHQSIAGYFLAHSVPGGGGANVVNVILVDFRGYDTLGEIAVLALAGLGIYAMLERLHLSGPERDAGGRLWNPDLHPAIMATFSRLLLPLALLVSVFILLRGHNLPGGGFIAGLITAVALIMQYLANGLIWTQARLAANMHPVIGIGLLIAVLTGLSSGLFGYPFLTSTFAHLHWPLVGEFELASAMAFDLGVYLVVVGATLLILIQLGRVHSTSSPSNAKKEPR, from the coding sequence ATGAATTTGCTCCTCTTAGTCCTCACCCCCTTCATCGGCGCTGCGATAGCCGCCTGGATTTCCCGGCTGGGCCGGCTGCATGCCGCCTGGATGGCGGGGGCGGTGACGCTGCTCGCGCTGGCCTGGCTGCTGCCGCTGGCGGGCGCGACTTTCGCCGGCCACACCGAGATCCAGCGTATAAGCTGGATGCCGGCCGTTGGCCTCGATCTCGCCTTCCGCCTGGATGGACTGGGCCTGCTGTTCACGCTGCTGATCCTGGGCATCGGCCTGCTCATCATTCTTTACGCCCGCTATTACCTGTCGGCGAAGGACTGCATGGGGCGCTTCTATGCCTATCTGCTGCTGTTCATGGGCTCCATGCTGGGCATCGTGTTGTCCGAGAACATCATCCAGTTGTTGATCTTCTGGGAACTGACCAGCCTTTCTTCTTTCCTGCTCATCAGCTACTGGCAGCATCGCCCCGATGCCCGTAACGGCGCGCGCATGGCGCTGGCGGTAACCGGAACCGGCGGGCTGGCACTGCTGGGAGGCTTTCTGTTGCTGGGCGAAATCGCCGGCAGCTATGATCTGTCGGTTATCCTGGCATCGGGCGACATCATCCGTGCCCATCCTCTCTATGTGCCGATGCTGGTGCTGGTGCTATTAGGCGCCTTCACCAAGTCGGCCCAGTTCCCGTTCCATTTCTGGCTGCCCAACGCCATGGCGGCGCCGACACCGGTGTCGGCTTATCTGCATTCGGCCACCATGGTCAAGGCCGGAGTATTCCTGCTGGCGCGGCTGTTTCCGGCTCTGTCCGGCACGCCGGAATGGTCCTGGCTGGTGGGCGGGACGGGGCTTGCCACGCTGCTGCTGGGGGCATACGTCGCCCTGTTCAAGCACGACCTCAAGGGGCTGCTGGCCTATTCCACCATCAGCCATCTGGGCCTCATCACCCTGCTGTTCGGCATCGGCACGCCGCTCGCGGCGGTGGGCGGGGTGTTCCATATCATCAACCACGCCATCTTCAAGGCCTCGCTGTTCATGGCCGCCGGCATCATCGAACACGAGACCGGCAGCCGCGACATGCGCCGCATCAACGGCCTGTGGAAGTTCATGCCCCACACCGCCACCCTGGCCATGGTGGCGGCCGCGGCCATGGCCGGCGTGCCGCTGCTCAACGGCTTTCTGTCCAAGGAGATATTCTTCGCCGAGGCGGTGCATCGTACCGCCGGTCTGCCCTGGGGCTGGCTGTTGCCGGCGGCGGTGACGGTGGCTGGCGTGTTCGCCGTGGCCTATTCGCTGCGCTTCATTCACGACGTGTTCTTCAACGGTGAACCCATCGATCTGCCGAAGACGCCGCACGAACCGCCGCGCTGGATGAAGGTGCCGGTGGAAGTGCTGGTGGCGCTGTGCCTGCTGGTGGGGATTGTCCCCATCCTGACCGTGGGGCCCATCCTCGCCCTGGCGGCCGCCGGCACGCTGCAGGCGCCGCTGCCCGAATACAACCTGGCCATCTGGCACGGCTTCAACCCGGCGCTGTGGATGAGCGCGATCGCCCTGGCCGGCGGCGGGCTGGTTTACCGCGGCCGCCGCCCCCTGTTCGTACTGTATGAGCGGCTGGAAGGGCGGCTGGAGGCGAAGGCGATCTACCATCGCTTGCTGGGCGGGCTGTTCGCCTTGGCCGGTGTGCTGACCCGCCTGCTCGACACCGGCTCGCTGCAACGCATGCTGTTCCTGTTCATTCTCTTCGCCTTGGCTCTCGGCATGGCCGGTTTTCTCGGCGGCGGGGAAGCGCCGCTGACCGGGAGCCGCGCACTGTTGCCGGTGGATGGCGTCAGCCTGCTGGCTACTCTGGGACTGGCGGCGGCGGCCGTCGGCGCGGTGATCCTGCACCGGCAGCGCTTGGTGGCGCTGATTCTCATGGGCGCGGTCGGGCTGGTGGTCGCGCTGATCTTCATCAAGTTCTCGGCGCCCGACCTGGCTTTGACCCAACTCTCGGTGGAGGTGGTGACGGTGGTGCTGCTGCTGCTGGCCCTGTATTTCCTGCCCCAGCACACTCCCTCCGAATCGGGTGCGCTGCGTCGCAGCCGCGACCTGCTGCTGGCGGTCGCGGCGGGCGGCAGCGCGGCCGCCCTGACCTGGGCGGTGCTGACCCGGCCCCACCAGAGCATCGCCGGCTATTTCCTGGCCCACAGCGTGCCGGGCGGCGGCGGCGCCAACGTGGTGAATGTGATTCTGGTGGATTTCCGCGGCTACGATACCCTGGGCGAAATCGCCGTGCTGGCCTTGGCCGGGCTGGGCATCTACGCCATGCTGGAGCGCCTGCACCTGTCCGGCCCCGAGCGCGACGCCGGGGGCCGCCTTTGGAACCCCGACCTGCACCCGGCCATCATGGCCACGTTCAGCCGCCTGCTGCTGCCGCTCGCCCTGCTGGTGTCGGTATTCATCCTGCTGCGCGGGCATAACCTGCCCGGCGGCGGCTTCATCGCCGGGCTGATTACGGCGGTGGCGCTGATCATGCAATACCTGGCCAACGGCCTGATCTGGACCCAAGCCCGCCTGGCGGCGAACATGCACCCCGTCATCGGCATCGGCCTGCTGATCGCCGTGCTCACCGGGCTGTCCAGTGGGCTGTTCGGCTACCCGTTCCTCACATCCACTTTCGCTCATCTGCACTGGCCGCTGGTGGGCGAGTTCGAGCTGGCTTCGGCCATGGCCTTCGATCTGGGGGTGTATCTGGTGGTGGTCGGCGCCACGCTGCTGATCCTGATCCAGCTGGGACGGGTACACAGCACAAGTAGCCCGTCGAACGCCAAGAAGGAGCCCCGCTGA
- a CDS encoding 5-(carboxyamino)imidazole ribonucleotide synthase, giving the protein MIAPGAMLGVLGGGQLGRMFTVAARTLGYRVTVLDPDPYSPAAQFSDAQICANYDDHAALLELGKRCAAITTEFENVPARSLELLAALSTVRPAAAVVAIAQDRITEKSYLAEQGFPVASFAVVRTEQELHEALSNIPAPAILKRSRLGYDGKGQAPVSNLEYAVTAFHMLGDEPCVLEQRVSLGKEISVVVARGADGETVCFPVAENQHQDGILDVSIVPARISAALATQATDMAGQLAQRLDYCGVLAAEFFVLPGDKLIINEIAPRPHNSGHYTLDACVTSQFEQQVRALCGLPLGGTRLLSPAVMVNLLGDLWADGEPHWEKLLQHQQVKLHLYGKSEPHPGRKMGHFTCLDESLEQALAVALEAKTDLLNRITTSAQGRVSL; this is encoded by the coding sequence ATGATTGCTCCGGGGGCAATGCTCGGCGTTCTGGGCGGCGGACAGCTTGGGCGCATGTTTACCGTGGCCGCGCGTACCCTGGGCTATCGTGTTACCGTCCTCGATCCAGACCCGTACAGCCCCGCCGCGCAATTCTCAGACGCGCAAATCTGTGCAAACTACGATGACCATGCAGCGTTATTAGAGCTAGGTAAACGCTGCGCCGCAATCACCACCGAATTTGAAAACGTACCCGCTCGGAGTCTGGAGCTGCTTGCTGCATTGTCCACGGTGCGGCCCGCCGCCGCCGTCGTCGCCATCGCCCAGGACCGCATTACTGAGAAATCGTATCTTGCAGAGCAGGGGTTTCCAGTGGCTTCCTTCGCGGTGGTTCGCACTGAACAAGAACTGCATGAAGCGCTAAGTAACATTCCAGCGCCCGCCATACTCAAGCGCAGCCGTTTGGGTTACGACGGCAAAGGGCAAGCGCCTGTCTCGAATCTGGAGTACGCCGTAACTGCCTTTCACATGTTGGGCGACGAACCCTGTGTGCTGGAGCAGCGCGTTTCGCTGGGAAAAGAGATTTCAGTTGTCGTGGCGCGTGGCGCGGACGGCGAGACGGTGTGCTTTCCCGTTGCGGAGAATCAGCATCAAGACGGCATTCTGGATGTCAGCATCGTGCCTGCGCGCATCAGCGCAGCGCTTGCAACGCAAGCGACGGATATGGCCGGGCAGCTCGCCCAGCGGCTTGATTACTGCGGTGTGCTGGCCGCGGAGTTTTTTGTGCTGCCCGGCGATAAACTCATTATCAACGAAATCGCGCCGCGTCCGCACAACAGCGGGCATTACACGCTCGATGCCTGCGTCACTAGCCAATTTGAACAGCAGGTGCGCGCGCTGTGCGGCCTGCCGCTCGGCGGCACGCGCCTATTGTCTCCTGCGGTGATGGTAAATTTGCTGGGCGATCTGTGGGCGGACGGCGAGCCGCACTGGGAAAAATTATTACAGCACCAACAAGTAAAACTTCATCTGTACGGCAAGAGTGAGCCCCATCCAGGCCGCAAGATGGGCCACTTTACCTGTCTCGATGAATCGCTTGAGCAGGCCCTGGCCGTGGCCTTGGAAGCCAAAACAGATTTGCTGAACCGTATTACAACCTCCGCTCAGGGAAGGGTAAGCTTATGA
- a CDS encoding Na+/H+ antiporter subunit C, translating to MEALIALIIGVLTACGVYLALRGRTFPVVLGLTFLSYAVNLFLFAMGRLVIGLPPIIADSAAGYTDPLPQALVLTAIVISFGMTAFVIVLALKARAELGNDHVDGREER from the coding sequence ATGGAAGCCCTGATTGCGTTGATCATCGGCGTGCTCACCGCCTGCGGCGTCTATCTCGCCCTGCGCGGACGCACCTTCCCGGTGGTGCTGGGGCTGACCTTTCTGTCCTACGCGGTCAACCTGTTCCTGTTCGCCATGGGCCGGCTGGTCATCGGTCTGCCGCCGATAATCGCCGATAGCGCGGCGGGCTACACCGACCCGCTGCCCCAGGCCCTGGTGCTCACCGCCATTGTCATCAGCTTCGGCATGACCGCCTTCGTCATCGTACTGGCCCTCAAGGCGCGCGCCGAACTCGGCAACGATCACGTGGACGGGAGGGA
- a CDS encoding L-threonylcarbamoyladenylate synthase has translation MTRAADIADAVQVLRSGGVVAFPTETVYGLGADASNPAAVERVFAIKGRPAHHPLIIHIADAAQLRRWARDIPQDAHTLTSCFSPGPLTLILKRAPQVPDCVTGGQDTVGLRVPSHPVALELLHAFGGGIAAPSANRFGHVSPTTAAHVHAELGGEVDMILDGGPCRVGLESTIVSLVGDQPVILRPGAISRAMLEQALAKNIRVDAVPHEMPRAPGMLEAHYAPSMPLFVVPVQMLAETARTCAASGQRVGIICIEPGINSLPEAQAQQFVMPHDAEAYGQRLYAVLHEADAAGLQVLLVEQVPGDEAWLAVRDRLSRAAAAHG, from the coding sequence ATGACGCGCGCGGCTGACATCGCAGACGCCGTCCAGGTATTGCGCAGTGGCGGTGTGGTCGCCTTTCCCACTGAGACCGTTTACGGTCTCGGTGCCGATGCCTCGAATCCCGCCGCAGTCGAGCGCGTGTTCGCCATCAAGGGCCGCCCCGCGCATCACCCGCTCATCATACACATTGCGGATGCGGCACAATTAAGGCGCTGGGCGCGCGACATTCCGCAAGACGCCCATACCCTTACCAGCTGTTTCTCGCCAGGCCCGCTCACACTCATTCTCAAGCGCGCACCGCAGGTGCCGGATTGCGTCACCGGCGGCCAGGACACGGTGGGCCTGCGTGTGCCCAGCCACCCGGTGGCGCTTGAACTGCTGCATGCCTTTGGCGGCGGTATTGCCGCTCCGTCGGCGAATCGCTTCGGGCACGTGAGTCCAACCACGGCGGCACACGTGCATGCAGAGCTGGGCGGGGAGGTGGACATGATACTCGATGGTGGGCCATGCCGTGTTGGCCTTGAATCCACGATCGTAAGCCTGGTGGGTGACCAGCCCGTGATCCTGCGCCCCGGCGCCATTTCGCGTGCCATGCTGGAACAGGCGTTGGCGAAAAACATCCGGGTCGATGCTGTGCCGCATGAAATGCCGCGTGCGCCGGGTATGCTGGAAGCGCATTACGCGCCTTCCATGCCATTGTTTGTGGTACCGGTACAGATGCTGGCGGAAACGGCGCGCACCTGCGCTGCCAGCGGGCAGCGTGTGGGTATCATATGCATCGAGCCGGGAATTAATTCGCTACCGGAGGCGCAGGCGCAACAGTTTGTGATGCCGCACGATGCGGAAGCCTATGGGCAGAGACTTTACGCCGTACTGCATGAGGCCGACGCAGCGGGCTTGCAGGTGCTGCTGGTGGAGCAGGTGCCGGGCGATGAGGCCTGGCTTGCGGTGCGCGACCGATTGAGCCGCGCGGCGGCGGCTCACGGCTGA
- the purE gene encoding 5-(carboxyamino)imidazole ribonucleotide mutase, which translates to MKTNKPLVGVVMGSDSDWETMRHVAARLEEFGIAYEKKVVSAHRTPDVLYEYAESAAGRGLACIIAGAGGAAHLPGMLAAKTIVPVLGVPVPSRHLQGVDSFLSIVQMPKGVPVATFAIGEAGAVNAALFAVALLALHDTTLASQLRDFRKQQEQAVLAMTLPPRA; encoded by the coding sequence ATGAAGACGAATAAACCGCTGGTGGGTGTGGTCATGGGCAGTGACAGTGACTGGGAAACCATGCGTCACGTCGCGGCCAGGCTGGAAGAGTTCGGCATCGCTTACGAAAAAAAGGTGGTCTCCGCGCACCGCACGCCGGACGTGCTGTATGAGTACGCCGAGTCGGCCGCAGGCCGCGGCCTCGCCTGCATCATTGCCGGGGCGGGCGGCGCGGCGCACCTGCCCGGCATGCTGGCCGCCAAGACCATCGTACCGGTGCTGGGCGTGCCGGTGCCGTCCAGACATTTGCAAGGCGTGGATTCGTTTCTGTCTATCGTGCAAATGCCGAAGGGTGTGCCGGTAGCGACCTTCGCCATCGGCGAGGCGGGCGCGGTGAACGCGGCGCTGTTTGCTGTCGCCCTGCTGGCACTGCATGACACTACGCTGGCGTCACAGTTGCGCGATTTCCGCAAACAACAAGAGCAGGCCGTGCTCGCGATGACACTCCCGCCGCGCGCATGA
- a CDS encoding phosphoribosylaminoimidazolesuccinocarboxamide synthase encodes MIPVLFHTNIPSLKLLHQGKVRDLYEVDAKHLLMITTDRLSAFDVVLPTPIPGKGQVLNTLSNFWFERLEYMMPNHLTGIAPEDVVKTEAEREQVQGRAVVVRKLTPLPVEAIVRGFLAGSAWKEYRASGTVGGVVMPPGMAEAGWMPEPLFTPSTKAPPGEHDAAMTMVQMEALLGTERAREVEVMSVTMYFESMKYASERGIIIADTKFEFGVDDAGELTLMDEVLTPDSSRFWPTSSYEPGHNPPSFDKQYVRDYLEGIGWNKQPPGPELPPEVVERTAQKYQEALLRLTQNAD; translated from the coding sequence ATGATCCCAGTCTTGTTTCATACCAACATTCCCAGTCTCAAGCTGCTGCATCAGGGCAAGGTACGCGATCTCTACGAGGTCGATGCCAAGCATCTGCTGATGATTACGACCGACCGCCTGTCGGCGTTCGACGTTGTTTTGCCCACGCCCATACCCGGCAAAGGCCAGGTACTGAACACGCTCTCCAATTTCTGGTTCGAACGGCTTGAGTACATGATGCCGAACCATCTCACCGGCATTGCGCCGGAAGATGTGGTCAAGACCGAGGCAGAGCGCGAGCAGGTGCAGGGCCGCGCCGTGGTGGTGCGCAAGCTGACACCATTGCCGGTGGAGGCCATAGTGCGCGGTTTTCTCGCGGGCTCGGCCTGGAAGGAGTATCGGGCGAGCGGCACCGTCGGAGGCGTCGTCATGCCGCCCGGCATGGCGGAAGCGGGGTGGATGCCCGAGCCGCTGTTTACACCCAGCACCAAGGCGCCGCCGGGGGAGCATGATGCCGCCATGACCATGGTGCAAATGGAAGCACTGCTGGGCACCGAGCGCGCGCGCGAGGTCGAGGTGATGAGTGTGACGATGTATTTTGAATCCATGAAATATGCCTCGGAACGCGGCATCATCATCGCGGATACAAAATTTGAGTTCGGCGTGGATGATGCGGGCGAACTCACGCTGATGGATGAGGTGTTGACGCCGGATTCTTCGCGTTTCTGGCCGACCTCGAGTTATGAGCCCGGCCACAACCCCCCCAGTTTTGACAAACAGTACGTGCGGGATTATCTAGAAGGCATTGGCTGGAACAAGCAGCCTCCGGGGCCTGAGTTGCCGCCGGAGGTGGTCGAGCGTACCGCGCAGAAATATCAGGAGGCGCTGTTGCGACTGACACAAAATGCGGATTAG